The genome window GCCAGGGCCGGGGTGGTCGCACCCACCTGGTGTCCCCCGCCGTCGCCGCCGCGACGGCGATCGCCGGCACCTTCGCCACCCCCGACGACCTGGAGGCTTGATCGCCATGGAAGCAGTCACCGTGGTCAGCGGCACCGCCGTGCCCCTCGACCGATCCGACGTGGACACCGACCAGATCATCCCCAGCGACTGGCTCAAGCGGGTGGAGCGCACCGGCTTCGGCGCCGGCCTCTTCTCGGAGTGGCGCGACGACCGCGACTTCGTCATGAACCAGCCGCAGTACGCCGGCGCCTCGATCCTCGTGGCCGGCCCCAACTTCGGCACCGGCTCGTCCCGGGAGCACGCCGTGTGGGCGATCATGGACTACGGCTTCAAGGCCGTCATCTCCCCCCGCTTCGCCGACATCTTCCGGAACAACTGCACCAAGAACGGCCTCGTGCCGGTGCAGGTGGACGAGGCCGTCGGCCGGCGCCTGCTCGAGGCCGTCGTGGCCGACCCGACCGTCGAGATCACCGTCGACGTCGACCGCCGCACCGTGTCGGCGCCGGCGCTCGGCATCGAGGAGCCCTTCCCGCTCGACGACTCGACCCGAGAGCGCTTCCTCCAGGGCCTCGACGACATCGGCATCACCCTGCGCTCGGCCGGCGACATCGACACCTTCGAGTCCGCCCGCCCCAGCTACCTCCCGTCCACGTGACACTGGCCCCTCGTCCCTCGGGGCGCCTTCGGCATCCGGTTCGTCGCCCCCGCGGCTCCGCTCCGCTCCGCCACCTCACCCGCCCCTGACACCGACACCTCGCCAAAGTCCTCGATGGTCCGCCCCTGAGGCGGGGTGGGGCGCCGGGGGGCCGTAGTCTCGGGATGTGGACGCCGACGTGGTGGTCGTGGGAGCCGGGGTGGCCGGGCTGGTCACCGCGCGCCGGATCCAGGACGCCGGGCACTCGGTGGTGGTCGTCGAGGCCCGTGACCGGGTGGGCGGGCGCACCCTGAACGACGAGATCGACGGCGTCACCGTCGAGATCGGTGGCCAATGGGTCGGGCCCGGCCAGGACCGCATCCTCAACCTCATCGCCGAGCTCGGCCTCGTCACCCACCCCACCTACGACCGGGGCGCGTCGGTGTTCGAGCTGAGCGGCACCCGCAAGGTGTCGAAGGGCGACAACCCGCCCCTCAACCCGCTCGCCCTGGCCGAGCTGCTCCGGGCGCAACGCCAGGTCGACAAGTGGCGCGACACCATCCCCCTCGACGCCCCGTGGAACGCTCCGGAGGCCGACCGCCTCGACGAGCAGACCTTTGCCAGCTGGATCCGCCGCACGGTGAAGACCCAGGACGCCCGCTCCTTCTACGAGATCGTCTGCCAGGCCGTCTTCGCCACCGAGCCCGAGAACCTCTCGCTCCTGCACACGCTGTTCTACCTGGAGTCCGGACAGGGCCTCGAGCGCCTCATCGGGACGACGGGCGGCGCCCAGCAGGACCGCGTCGTGGGCGGCACCGTGCTGGTCTGCGAGCAGCTGGCGAGCGGGTTGGGCGACGCCGTCCGCCTCTCCGAGCCCGTGCGCCGCATCGACCACGGCGACGACGGCGTCACCGTCCACACCGACGCCGGCACCTACCGGGCCCACCGGGCGGTCGTGGCCATCCCCCCGACCCTCGCCGGACGCATCGCCTACGGGCCGGCGCTGCCCGCCGAGCGCGACCTGCTCACCCAGCGCCTGCCCCACGGCTACGTGATCAAGGCCATGCTCAGCTACGAGCGCCCGTTCTGGCGCGACGCCGACCTCAGCGGCCAGGCCGCCTCGGACGTCGGCCCCGTGGCCGTCACCTTCGACAACTCCCAGCCCCACGACGACAAGGGCATCCTCCTCGGCTTCTTCGAGGGCCGTCACGGTGTCGAGTGGGGGCGGCGCTCGCCCACCGCCCGCCGGGCCGCGTTCGTGGACTGCGCCGTGCGCTACTTCGGCCCTGAGGCCGCCCACCCCACCGGCTACGTCGAGCGGGACTGGGCGGCCGAGGAGTGGACCCGGGGGTGCTACGGCGCCCACTGCCCACCCGGAGTGTGGACGCAGTTCGGCAAGTCCCTGCGCCTGCCCATCGGGCCGTTGCACTGGGCGGGCACCGAGACCGCCACCGAGTGGTCGGGCTACCTCGACGGCGCCGTCGAGTCGGGCGAGCGTGCCGCCCGCGAGGTCCTCGACGCGCTCAGCTAGGGCCCTCCCGCCTTCGGTGAATTCCCGCGCCACCGGGAACCAGGGGGTGATGCCGCCACGTCATAGGTGTGACCGACGACACGGAGGCCCACCGATGCGCCGCCCTCGCAGCACCCTCATCCCGCTCCTCAGCACCTCACTCGCGCTCGCCCTCGTGGCGGGCGCCTGCGCGTCCGGCGACGGGGTGGAGGACCGGGCCTCCCTCGACGGGGCGCAGCCCATCGCCGCCCTCCAGCCCGTCAGCAGCTGCGACAACTTCCTGGACGAGGTGCGCACCGAGGCGCTCGAGCAGGTCGGTCCGTACGGCTTCGGCGACTACGGGCCGATGATGTTCGACGACATGGCCGGCGCCGAGATCGCCGGGGACGCGGCCTCCAGCGACGCCCTGGCGGCGCCCACCGCAGGTGACGCCCGCCAGACCACCCCCACCACCACCGCCACGTCCCCAGAGGACGTGTCCGGCACCAACATCCAGGAAGCTGGCGTGGACGAGCCCGACCTCGTGAAGGCCGACGGCGAGCGCCTCCTCGTCGTGGCCGGCGGGAAGCTCCACTGGGTCGACGTCACGGGCGACGAGCCCGTCGTGGCCGGCACGGTCGACCTGCCCGAGGGCTACGGCCAGCAGCTCCTCGTGGCCGGCGACCGCGCCCTGGTGCTGACCAGCGGCTACGGCTACGCCATGCCCATCGAGGGCGACGTGGCCGTCGACTCGAGCTTCGCCCCGGTGGAGGCCACCACGACGGCCATCGCCCAGGTGGACATCAGCTCGCCCGACGCCCTCGCCGTCATCGACACCCTCGAGGTCGAGGGCTCCATCCTCGACGCCCGCCTCGTGGGCGACACCGCCCGGGTGGTGGTCACCGCCCAGCCGGAACAGCTCACGTTCGTGTACCCCAGCAGCTCGGACCCCGACGCCGAGGCCATCGCCGAGGAGGCCAACCGCCGCATCATCGAGGAGTCCGAGGTCGAGGACTGGCTGCCCGCCTACCGGCGGGTCACCGACCCGGCGGGCAGCGACGAGGCCGTCGTCGACGAAGGCCCTCTCGTCGACTGCGAGCGCATGTCCCTCCCCGCCGAGTTCTCGGGCTTCGGCACCCTGGCCGTGCTCACCTTCGACGTGCCCGGCGAGCTGGGCACCGGCGACGCCACCGGCATCCTCGCCGACGGCGAGCACGTCTACGCCTCCACCGACCACCTGTACGTGGCCACCACGAGCTACCCCACGGTGGACGACACGACCACCGACCCGACCAACGACTTCCCCCCACCCCCGCCGGCGCCGACCACCTCGATCCACCGCTTCTCCACCGACGGCGAGGGCCCGGCGACCTACGAGGTGTCGGGCAACGTGCGGGGCCGCCTGCTCGACCAGTTCTCGATGTCCGAGGCCTCGGAGCCCGACGACCTGCTGCGGGTGGCCACCACCGACGACGCCACCCAGGAGAGCTACGTCACCACCTTGGGCGACGACGGCGACGCGCTGACCGAACTGGGCCAGGTCGGCGGACTCGGCGAGGGCGAGCAGATCTACTCGGTCCGCTTCATCGGTGACATGGGCTATGTGGTCACGTTCCTCCAGACCGACCCGCTGTACACCGTCGACCTGAGCGACCCGGCCGACCCACAGGTCGTGGGCGAGCTGAAGATCCTCGGCTACTCGGCCTACCTCCACCCGCTGGGTGGCGACCTGCTCCTGGGCATCGGCCAAGACGCCACCGCCACCGGCCAGACCACCGGCACACAGCTCTCGCTCTTCGACGTGTCCGACCCCGCCGACCCCCGGCGCCTCCAGCAGGTGGCGATCCCGGGAGCGTCGTCGGCCGCCGAGTACGACCACCACGCCTTCCTCTACTGGCCCGAGACCGGCCTGGCCATGCTGCCCGTCCAGTCCTACGGCGGCGACGTGTTCTGCACCCAGACCGAGGGCGTGACCGTCCCCTGCCCCGGGCCGACAGAGTCGTTCAACGGGGCCGTCGGCTTCCACGTGGCCACCGACGGCATCGACGAGGTGGGCCGGGTCACCCACGACGACGGCTCGGCGCTCACCCGCTCGGTGGTCGTCGGCGAGACCGTCTACACCCTGTCCGAGACCAGCCTGGTGGCCAGCGACCTCGCCACCCTCAGCCCACAGGCCACGGTTCCCCTCTCGTAGGGCCACGGGGCGCCTGCGGTCGCCGTGTCGGCCGCAGGCGACCCCGTGCCTGCGTCGCGCGT of Acidimicrobiales bacterium contains these proteins:
- the leuD gene encoding 3-isopropylmalate dehydratase small subunit, giving the protein MEAVTVVSGTAVPLDRSDVDTDQIIPSDWLKRVERTGFGAGLFSEWRDDRDFVMNQPQYAGASILVAGPNFGTGSSREHAVWAIMDYGFKAVISPRFADIFRNNCTKNGLVPVQVDEAVGRRLLEAVVADPTVEITVDVDRRTVSAPALGIEEPFPLDDSTRERFLQGLDDIGITLRSAGDIDTFESARPSYLPST
- a CDS encoding flavin monoamine oxidase family protein; the encoded protein is MDADVVVVGAGVAGLVTARRIQDAGHSVVVVEARDRVGGRTLNDEIDGVTVEIGGQWVGPGQDRILNLIAELGLVTHPTYDRGASVFELSGTRKVSKGDNPPLNPLALAELLRAQRQVDKWRDTIPLDAPWNAPEADRLDEQTFASWIRRTVKTQDARSFYEIVCQAVFATEPENLSLLHTLFYLESGQGLERLIGTTGGAQQDRVVGGTVLVCEQLASGLGDAVRLSEPVRRIDHGDDGVTVHTDAGTYRAHRAVVAIPPTLAGRIAYGPALPAERDLLTQRLPHGYVIKAMLSYERPFWRDADLSGQAASDVGPVAVTFDNSQPHDDKGILLGFFEGRHGVEWGRRSPTARRAAFVDCAVRYFGPEAAHPTGYVERDWAAEEWTRGCYGAHCPPGVWTQFGKSLRLPIGPLHWAGTETATEWSGYLDGAVESGERAAREVLDALS
- a CDS encoding beta-propeller domain-containing protein — translated: MRRPRSTLIPLLSTSLALALVAGACASGDGVEDRASLDGAQPIAALQPVSSCDNFLDEVRTEALEQVGPYGFGDYGPMMFDDMAGAEIAGDAASSDALAAPTAGDARQTTPTTTATSPEDVSGTNIQEAGVDEPDLVKADGERLLVVAGGKLHWVDVTGDEPVVAGTVDLPEGYGQQLLVAGDRALVLTSGYGYAMPIEGDVAVDSSFAPVEATTTAIAQVDISSPDALAVIDTLEVEGSILDARLVGDTARVVVTAQPEQLTFVYPSSSDPDAEAIAEEANRRIIEESEVEDWLPAYRRVTDPAGSDEAVVDEGPLVDCERMSLPAEFSGFGTLAVLTFDVPGELGTGDATGILADGEHVYASTDHLYVATTSYPTVDDTTTDPTNDFPPPPPAPTTSIHRFSTDGEGPATYEVSGNVRGRLLDQFSMSEASEPDDLLRVATTDDATQESYVTTLGDDGDALTELGQVGGLGEGEQIYSVRFIGDMGYVVTFLQTDPLYTVDLSDPADPQVVGELKILGYSAYLHPLGGDLLLGIGQDATATGQTTGTQLSLFDVSDPADPRRLQQVAIPGASSAAEYDHHAFLYWPETGLAMLPVQSYGGDVFCTQTEGVTVPCPGPTESFNGAVGFHVATDGIDEVGRVTHDDGSALTRSVVVGETVYTLSETSLVASDLATLSPQATVPLS